One Bacillota bacterium DNA segment encodes these proteins:
- the acsB gene encoding acetyl-CoA decarbonylase/synthase complex subunit alpha/beta, translating to MSKIIASAAIRGAHKLYARAEESLRQAIEAFGPEAPVAFPNTGYYLPVIYGITGLQVEKVGDLEPVLKTAGELLPPVPADKVWLPYLGNTLDAGMAALFADEIIEATKYIENPPYTMTSSPTEDNLWLGAADDVIMRKRGIEFVDGTAPGFAAIVGAAPTNEIAVKIARELQEKNLYVFMSAASDGRNMAEQLKEEKIELGWETRLVPFGKDITATVFALGFAARAAMSFGGVKPGDFRRLLLYNKNRIFAFAMALGPVDDEKYAQAAGAINFGFPAIADTDIPEILPTGVCTYEHVVSNVPHDKIVARAIEVRGLKVQVTKVPIPVSFGPAFEGETVRKGDMQIEFGGQKTPAFEMVRTHEADAVEDGRIEVIGPDVDSVQEGGRLPIGIVVDVYGRKMQEDFEPVIERRVHYFINYAQGIWHMGQRDLNWIRIAKSAYKQGFRMRHFGDILYAKIKSEFANIVDRVQVTIYTDEAEVVKARDEARKIYGRRDARLKALNDDTVDTFYSCTLCQSFAPTHVCVVLPERVGLCGSVSWLDAKAAYEINPHGCNQPIPKKDVIDPAKGQWRSCNDFIFQNSRGSVEQVNFYTIMDNPLTSCGCFEAIMVMIPECNGFMIVNREFRGMTPSGMSFSTLAGTIGGGIQTPGFMGIGKAYLASRKFVVGDGGIARIVWMPKEFKDQMLPVLEDQAEAAGLGKDFVDKIADETIGTAAEEILPFLEEKAHPALTMDPLF from the coding sequence TTGTCTAAAATAATTGCTTCCGCCGCCATAAGGGGCGCCCATAAACTTTACGCGCGGGCTGAGGAATCCTTACGCCAGGCGATTGAAGCATTCGGACCGGAAGCCCCGGTTGCCTTCCCGAATACCGGCTACTACCTGCCGGTGATTTACGGGATCACGGGCCTTCAGGTGGAAAAGGTAGGAGACCTTGAGCCGGTGCTTAAAACGGCCGGTGAACTGCTTCCACCAGTTCCGGCGGATAAGGTCTGGCTTCCTTACCTCGGTAATACCCTGGACGCCGGGATGGCGGCGCTGTTTGCCGACGAGATAATCGAGGCGACCAAATACATCGAAAACCCTCCCTACACCATGACCTCTTCCCCCACCGAGGATAACCTGTGGCTCGGTGCGGCGGACGACGTAATCATGCGCAAACGGGGCATAGAGTTTGTGGACGGTACTGCGCCCGGTTTTGCGGCGATTGTAGGGGCCGCGCCCACGAACGAGATCGCGGTGAAGATCGCCCGCGAACTGCAGGAAAAGAACCTTTACGTCTTCATGTCGGCCGCGTCGGACGGGCGGAATATGGCCGAGCAGCTGAAGGAGGAAAAGATAGAGCTGGGGTGGGAAACCCGGCTGGTTCCATTCGGCAAGGACATCACGGCCACGGTTTTCGCGCTGGGGTTTGCGGCGCGGGCGGCAATGTCCTTCGGCGGGGTAAAACCGGGGGATTTCCGCCGCCTTCTGCTTTATAATAAGAATCGAATCTTTGCGTTCGCGATGGCGTTGGGGCCCGTGGACGATGAAAAATACGCGCAGGCCGCCGGGGCTATAAATTTCGGCTTCCCGGCGATAGCCGATACCGATATCCCGGAGATTCTGCCGACGGGTGTCTGTACGTACGAGCATGTTGTGTCGAACGTGCCGCACGACAAGATCGTCGCCCGGGCGATAGAGGTTCGCGGCCTCAAGGTGCAGGTGACCAAGGTTCCGATTCCGGTATCCTTCGGTCCGGCTTTTGAAGGGGAAACGGTTCGTAAGGGCGACATGCAGATCGAGTTCGGCGGCCAAAAAACACCGGCCTTCGAAATGGTACGGACGCATGAAGCGGACGCCGTCGAAGACGGCCGTATCGAGGTAATCGGGCCGGATGTGGACTCGGTTCAGGAGGGCGGCAGGCTGCCTATCGGGATCGTTGTGGACGTTTACGGCCGGAAGATGCAGGAAGACTTCGAGCCGGTAATTGAAAGGCGGGTTCACTACTTTATCAATTACGCGCAGGGCATCTGGCACATGGGGCAGCGGGACCTTAACTGGATCCGTATCGCCAAATCGGCCTATAAACAGGGTTTTAGGATGCGCCACTTCGGGGATATCCTTTATGCCAAGATTAAATCGGAGTTTGCCAACATCGTTGACCGGGTTCAGGTGACCATTTATACCGATGAGGCCGAGGTCGTCAAAGCGCGGGATGAGGCCCGGAAGATTTACGGGCGGCGCGACGCGCGGCTGAAGGCGCTCAACGACGATACGGTCGATACCTTTTATTCCTGCACCCTGTGTCAGTCTTTCGCGCCGACGCACGTCTGCGTGGTCCTGCCGGAACGGGTCGGGTTGTGCGGTTCGGTAAGCTGGCTCGACGCGAAGGCGGCTTACGAGATCAATCCGCACGGGTGCAACCAGCCGATTCCCAAGAAGGACGTGATCGATCCGGCAAAAGGCCAGTGGAGGTCGTGCAACGACTTTATCTTCCAGAACTCCCGCGGTTCGGTTGAACAGGTCAATTTCTATACCATTATGGATAACCCGCTGACGTCCTGCGGTTGCTTTGAGGCCATAATGGTGATGATCCCCGAGTGCAACGGCTTTATGATCGTTAACCGGGAGTTTCGCGGAATGACTCCTTCCGGGATGAGCTTTTCCACGCTGGCCGGCACCATCGGCGGCGGGATACAGACCCCCGGTTTCATGGGCATAGGAAAGGCCTATCTCGCTTCCAGGAAGTTTGTTGTCGGTGACGGAGGCATCGCGCGGATCGTCTGGATGCCGAAGGAGTTCAAAGACCAGATGCTTCCCGTGCTGGAGGACCAAGCGGAGGCGGCCGGGTTGGGTAAGGATTTTGTCGATAAGATTGCGGATGAAACAATCGGCACGGCGGCGGAGGAGATTCTGCCTTTCCTTGAAGAGAAGGCGCACCCCGCCCTTACCATGGACCCCTTGTTTTAA
- the acsC gene encoding acetyl-CoA decarbonylase/synthase complex subunit gamma, translating to MALTGLEIYKLLPRTNCKECGQPTCLAFAMQLAGGKAALDKCPHVSDAAKEALGAASAPPIALVKIGAGERVLEIGNETVLFRHDKRFEHMTGIAVTVPDNLPPGDIEVRVKAINSLCFERVGQMHSVDLVALENTSKDAAVFAAAAKTVKANTNLGIILISEDPEVMAAALEDVGNAKPLIYAATSGNFEKMAALAKQHDAVLAVKAENLVALEDLVNKVTAAGVKQLVLDTGAREPNQVLADQTQLRRHALKRFRPFGFPGIAFATNPDPVQRAAEAGMYVAKYAGIVVVGTADPAEILPLITLRLNVYTDPQKPIAVESKVYEIGAVTPQSPVYITTNFSLTYFCVAGDVESSRVPGYILPVDTDGISVLTAWAAGKFTPEKISETLDQSGIAEKVEHRKMIIPGGVAVLSGKLQELSGWEVMVGPRESAGISAFLKQFWS from the coding sequence ATGGCACTAACAGGACTCGAGATTTACAAACTGCTGCCCAGGACAAACTGCAAGGAGTGCGGGCAGCCGACCTGTCTGGCTTTCGCCATGCAGTTGGCGGGCGGCAAGGCTGCGCTTGACAAATGCCCGCACGTGAGCGACGCCGCGAAAGAAGCCCTGGGAGCAGCCTCGGCCCCGCCGATCGCGCTGGTAAAGATCGGTGCGGGGGAACGGGTTTTGGAGATTGGAAACGAAACGGTCCTTTTCCGCCACGACAAACGCTTCGAGCACATGACGGGTATCGCCGTCACCGTGCCGGATAACCTGCCGCCGGGAGATATCGAGGTACGGGTGAAAGCGATAAATTCCCTCTGCTTCGAACGGGTGGGACAGATGCACAGCGTGGACCTCGTGGCGCTGGAAAACACTTCGAAGGACGCTGCGGTTTTCGCCGCGGCGGCAAAGACGGTCAAGGCAAACACCAACCTCGGGATTATCCTTATAAGCGAAGACCCGGAGGTTATGGCCGCGGCGCTGGAAGACGTCGGGAACGCCAAACCGTTGATTTACGCGGCTACGTCGGGAAACTTCGAGAAGATGGCCGCCCTGGCGAAGCAGCACGACGCGGTGCTGGCGGTGAAAGCCGAAAACCTTGTGGCGCTGGAGGACCTGGTGAACAAGGTTACCGCGGCGGGCGTAAAACAGCTGGTCCTCGATACCGGGGCGCGGGAGCCCAATCAGGTCCTGGCCGATCAAACACAGTTAAGACGCCATGCTTTAAAACGGTTCAGGCCTTTCGGTTTTCCGGGCATCGCCTTCGCCACCAACCCGGACCCGGTCCAACGGGCGGCGGAAGCCGGGATGTACGTGGCCAAGTACGCGGGCATTGTGGTTGTCGGTACCGCCGATCCCGCCGAGATACTGCCGCTTATAACCTTGCGGCTGAACGTATACACCGACCCGCAGAAACCGATTGCGGTCGAGTCCAAGGTTTACGAGATCGGGGCGGTAACGCCGCAGTCGCCGGTTTATATCACGACCAATTTCTCCCTTACTTACTTCTGTGTGGCGGGGGACGTGGAATCTTCCCGCGTACCGGGCTATATCCTGCCGGTGGACACCGACGGGATCTCCGTGCTGACGGCCTGGGCGGCAGGGAAGTTCACGCCGGAAAAGATATCCGAGACCTTGGACCAGAGCGGCATCGCCGAAAAGGTGGAGCACCGGAAGATGATTATCCCCGGGGGAGTCGCGGTTCTCAGCGGGAAGCTTCAGGAGCTTTCAGGGTGGGAAGTAATGGTGGGCCCGCGGGAATCTGCAGGTATTTCAGCATTTTTGAAGCAGTTCTGGAGTTGA
- a CDS encoding ASKHA domain-containing protein, translating to MSKKLVSFFPDNLRVEIDTGQTILQAAAKAGIALRGACGGKKVCGRCRVQVRKGKTAFTGAEKILPEEAEKGWVLACQAVPEDAVEVFIPETSRLTEHRVLLDERRPGLLAAVSGEGAAELYPLFRRTAVKLPAPTLTDNTDDYGRLVWALKHEQGIDNVMITRQVLAGLPGTLRDADWSVVVELASLGPASEIQGVKPAAAKDAAVYGLAVDIGTTTVAVELVDLENGAVSGSAGTYNRQAVFGDDVISRIVYGTETPGGLEELQQAVVETVNGLIAELLHTACLNPTDVRSVVCAGNTTMIHLFLGIDPTYIRLEPYVPAVNLPPPVRAAEVGLKVCPEAWVYCLPGVASYVGGDITAGVKVNGMAEADPLTLFMDIGTNGEMVLGNREWMMACACSAGPAFEGSGIACGMRAVVGAIEAVRVLPGGFEVVYRTVGDGKPIGICGSGLIDALSSLYQAGVIDRGGKFVQGLDTPRFTEGEEGPEFVVAWTNETGHGRNIVLTQADIDNLMRAKAAVFAGIRTLLTTVDLEVEAVERVFIAGGFGRFINIRDAVAIGMLPDVPLERYTYIGNSSLKGARLALLSREVWAGTADIARRITYMELSVGNRFMEEFVSALFLPHTDMNLFHSLQGRNSAAT from the coding sequence ATGTCCAAAAAACTGGTCTCATTTTTTCCCGACAACCTCCGGGTGGAAATCGACACCGGGCAGACCATCCTGCAGGCGGCGGCTAAAGCGGGGATAGCTCTCCGCGGCGCCTGCGGCGGCAAAAAGGTCTGCGGCCGCTGCCGGGTTCAGGTCCGGAAGGGCAAGACGGCCTTTACCGGTGCGGAAAAGATTTTGCCGGAGGAGGCGGAAAAGGGCTGGGTCCTTGCCTGTCAGGCGGTGCCCGAGGATGCGGTTGAGGTCTTTATACCGGAAACATCCCGTTTGACGGAACACCGGGTGCTTCTCGACGAGCGGCGGCCGGGTCTGCTGGCGGCGGTTTCCGGGGAGGGGGCGGCGGAACTGTACCCGCTGTTTCGCAGAACGGCGGTTAAGCTTCCGGCGCCGACCCTTACGGACAACACCGACGACTACGGCCGGCTTGTCTGGGCTTTAAAACACGAACAGGGAATTGATAACGTTATGATAACCCGTCAGGTCCTGGCGGGTTTGCCGGGTACCCTGCGCGACGCGGACTGGTCCGTTGTGGTGGAATTGGCATCCCTCGGCCCCGCCAGCGAGATTCAAGGGGTCAAACCGGCAGCCGCAAAAGACGCTGCGGTATACGGGCTGGCGGTGGACATAGGAACGACCACCGTGGCGGTGGAGCTGGTGGACCTTGAAAACGGCGCCGTCAGCGGTTCAGCCGGTACCTACAACCGGCAGGCGGTCTTCGGGGATGACGTGATTTCCAGGATAGTCTACGGCACCGAGACCCCCGGGGGCCTGGAAGAACTGCAGCAGGCGGTCGTAGAAACGGTAAACGGGCTTATAGCGGAACTACTTCATACGGCGTGCCTGAATCCCACGGACGTACGGTCGGTGGTCTGTGCGGGCAATACAACGATGATTCACCTTTTTCTGGGGATAGACCCCACCTATATCAGATTGGAGCCCTATGTTCCCGCGGTCAATCTCCCGCCGCCGGTAAGGGCGGCGGAGGTCGGGCTTAAGGTATGTCCGGAGGCCTGGGTTTACTGCCTGCCGGGCGTGGCGAGTTACGTCGGGGGGGACATCACCGCCGGGGTTAAGGTCAACGGCATGGCCGAGGCCGACCCGCTGACCCTGTTTATGGACATCGGCACCAACGGGGAGATGGTCCTCGGAAACCGGGAATGGATGATGGCCTGCGCCTGTTCGGCAGGACCGGCCTTTGAGGGAAGCGGTATCGCCTGCGGGATGCGGGCCGTGGTCGGAGCGATCGAAGCGGTGCGGGTGCTTCCCGGGGGGTTCGAAGTGGTTTACCGCACTGTGGGGGACGGGAAACCCATCGGTATATGCGGTTCCGGGTTGATCGACGCGCTTTCATCGCTGTATCAGGCGGGGGTGATCGACCGGGGTGGAAAGTTTGTGCAGGGCCTTGACACACCGCGGTTTACCGAGGGGGAGGAAGGGCCGGAGTTTGTGGTGGCGTGGACGAACGAGACGGGTCACGGAAGGAACATCGTACTCACCCAGGCCGATATCGACAACCTGATGCGGGCCAAGGCGGCGGTTTTCGCCGGGATCAGGACGCTGTTGACCACGGTTGACCTGGAGGTTGAAGCGGTCGAAAGGGTTTTCATAGCGGGAGGGTTCGGTCGTTTTATCAACATCCGCGACGCTGTCGCGATCGGGATGCTGCCGGACGTTCCGCTTGAACGTTACACGTATATCGGGAACAGTTCCTTGAAGGGCGCCCGGCTCGCGCTGTTATCGCGCGAGGTATGGGCCGGAACAGCGGATATCGCCCGCCGGATTACGTATATGGAGCTGAGTGTCGGGAACCGTTTTATGGAGGAGTTCGTTTCGGCGCTTTTCCTGCCGCATACGGATATGAACCTTTTCCATTCACTGCAGGGCAGGAATTCAGCCGCCACTTGA
- the cooS gene encoding anaerobic carbon-monoxide dehydrogenase catalytic subunit, with translation MGREKVLTNCTATQKMIAKTTREGIPTAFSRVEGRKPCPYGVGGTCCRVCYMGPCRVTDGGAGSSSAGICGATAETISARNFCRMIAAGTSAHSDHGREVAATFLAAARGEAPGFEIRDEVKLRAVAADLGIEAAGKNKNKLAEEVGLKLISEFGRQDGELVFAGRAPEKRREIWRKLDVVPRGVDREVVEMMHRTSVGADQEYQHLLLQGMRTSLADGWGGSMIATELQDIMFGTPVPIRSKVNLGVLKDDQVNIIIHGHEPLLPELIVDAARDEELLSQARAVGAKGINIAGICCSANELLMRKGIPVAGSVLQQELAIATGAVEAMVVDIQCVMQGISVVARCYHTELFTTSCRARIPGVTHLEFHHENGMETAREIVRRAIANYPKRRAVDIPKEEMDLVAGFSHETINYMLGGRFRSSYRPLNDNIMNGRIRGIAAVVGCSNPRVKFGDLHTTVVRELIANNVLVLVTGCAAINCAKEGLLIPEAAELAGSGLKEVCEAVGIPPVLHCGSCVDNSRLLVAGTAVVKEGGLGEDLSDVPVCGCAPEWMSEKAIAIGQYFVTSGVTVGFGVAFPTTGSAKLSDYVFGGIKEQVGANWFFEPDPVAMAQQIIAHIDSKRKALGIESAKERVLYDMEMRRKLEIV, from the coding sequence TTGGGGAGAGAGAAAGTTCTAACAAATTGCACGGCTACCCAGAAGATGATTGCGAAGACTACCCGGGAAGGGATACCCACAGCCTTCAGCCGGGTGGAGGGAAGGAAGCCGTGTCCTTACGGGGTAGGGGGAACCTGTTGCCGCGTTTGCTACATGGGGCCGTGCCGCGTTACCGACGGCGGGGCGGGATCATCTTCAGCGGGAATATGCGGCGCCACGGCGGAAACGATTTCGGCGCGCAACTTCTGCCGGATGATCGCCGCGGGGACGTCGGCCCATTCCGACCACGGGCGGGAAGTCGCCGCTACTTTCCTTGCGGCGGCGCGCGGTGAGGCGCCCGGGTTTGAGATCCGGGACGAAGTGAAACTGCGCGCGGTGGCCGCGGACCTGGGGATTGAAGCAGCGGGTAAAAACAAGAACAAACTCGCCGAGGAAGTGGGCCTGAAGCTCATAAGCGAGTTCGGCCGGCAGGACGGCGAGCTTGTCTTTGCCGGCCGGGCGCCGGAGAAACGCCGGGAGATCTGGCGGAAACTGGACGTTGTCCCCCGGGGCGTCGACCGTGAGGTCGTAGAGATGATGCACCGGACTTCTGTGGGAGCCGACCAGGAATACCAGCACCTCCTGTTACAGGGGATGCGGACCTCGCTGGCGGACGGCTGGGGCGGTTCGATGATCGCCACCGAACTGCAGGATATCATGTTCGGGACGCCTGTTCCCATCCGGTCAAAGGTCAACCTGGGAGTGTTGAAAGACGACCAGGTGAATATCATAATCCACGGCCACGAGCCGCTTCTGCCGGAACTGATCGTGGATGCGGCCAGGGACGAGGAATTACTGAGCCAGGCGCGGGCCGTCGGCGCGAAGGGCATCAACATTGCCGGTATCTGCTGCTCGGCGAATGAGCTGCTGATGCGCAAGGGCATCCCGGTGGCCGGTAGCGTGCTGCAGCAGGAGCTCGCCATAGCCACCGGCGCGGTGGAAGCGATGGTGGTAGACATCCAGTGCGTCATGCAGGGGATCAGCGTGGTCGCGCGCTGTTACCATACCGAACTCTTCACGACTTCTTGCCGGGCGCGTATCCCCGGCGTCACCCATCTCGAGTTTCACCATGAAAACGGGATGGAAACGGCGCGGGAAATCGTCCGGAGGGCGATCGCCAATTACCCGAAGCGGCGTGCGGTCGATATCCCGAAGGAAGAGATGGACCTGGTTGCCGGATTCAGCCACGAAACCATCAACTACATGCTTGGCGGCCGTTTCCGGTCTTCCTACCGGCCGCTCAACGATAACATAATGAACGGGCGCATCCGCGGGATAGCGGCGGTCGTCGGATGTTCAAACCCCCGGGTGAAGTTCGGGGACCTACACACCACCGTTGTCCGCGAGCTTATCGCCAATAACGTGCTTGTGCTCGTTACGGGCTGCGCGGCCATCAACTGCGCGAAGGAGGGCCTCCTGATCCCCGAGGCGGCCGAACTGGCCGGTTCGGGCTTGAAAGAGGTATGTGAAGCCGTCGGTATACCGCCGGTCCTGCACTGCGGGTCGTGCGTAGACAACAGCCGCCTGCTGGTCGCCGGTACGGCGGTGGTCAAAGAAGGCGGCCTGGGCGAAGACCTTTCGGACGTTCCGGTATGCGGTTGCGCGCCCGAATGGATGAGCGAAAAGGCGATCGCGATCGGGCAGTACTTTGTCACCAGCGGTGTAACCGTCGGGTTCGGGGTGGCTTTTCCGACGACGGGAAGCGCGAAGCTTTCGGATTACGTGTTCGGCGGAATAAAAGAACAGGTAGGCGCCAACTGGTTCTTCGAGCCGGATCCAGTGGCGATGGCGCAACAAATCATTGCGCACATTGACTCCAAGCGTAAGGCATTGGGGATTGAGTCCGCCAAGGAACGGGTGCTTTACGACATGGAGATGAGGAGGAAGCTGGAAATTGTCTAA